In the Chryseobacterium sp. MYb264 genome, one interval contains:
- a CDS encoding YeiH family protein, whose product MKIFNHNTTLQKFFFIAMSIVCLTPFVSSPIALLLGFGLALIIGNPFEKYLHHYIHLLLQISIVGLGFGLKLNEALQAGKTGFILTIISISTIMILGYFLGKFFKLERPLSYLISVGTAICGGSAIAATSPIIKPSTKQISLALAIIFTLNSIALFVYPAIGHWLHLSQEQFGLWCAIGIHDTSSVVGAASKYGNEALKVATTVKLARALWIIPVSLLTMFIFKNKESKIKIPWFIGYFIMAILLNTYFPFFDQFSSVITVLAKSGLNLTLFFIGSTLSLQTLKAIGLKPLGIAIFLWVFISVGSLLFIMN is encoded by the coding sequence ATGAAAATTTTTAATCATAATACGACATTACAAAAGTTCTTTTTCATTGCAATGAGTATCGTATGTCTTACCCCATTCGTTTCCTCTCCTATTGCTCTGTTATTAGGATTCGGATTGGCTCTGATCATTGGAAATCCATTTGAGAAGTACCTGCATCATTATATTCACCTCCTGTTACAAATCTCTATTGTGGGGTTAGGTTTTGGTTTAAAACTCAATGAAGCATTACAGGCGGGTAAAACCGGATTTATATTAACCATCATTAGTATTTCGACCATTATGATCTTAGGTTATTTTCTTGGAAAGTTTTTCAAACTCGAAAGACCTTTATCCTATTTGATCTCCGTCGGGACAGCAATTTGTGGCGGAAGCGCCATTGCAGCCACTTCTCCGATCATCAAACCAAGTACAAAACAGATTTCTTTAGCCTTAGCAATCATTTTTACACTTAATTCCATCGCTTTGTTTGTATATCCTGCTATTGGCCATTGGCTGCACCTTTCGCAGGAGCAATTCGGGCTATGGTGTGCCATTGGAATTCATGATACGAGTTCTGTGGTCGGCGCGGCAAGTAAGTACGGAAATGAGGCCTTAAAAGTGGCGACAACGGTAAAATTAGCGAGAGCGCTGTGGATTATTCCGGTTTCTCTATTAACCATGTTTATTTTTAAAAACAAAGAGTCCAAAATTAAAATCCCATGGTTTATCGGATATTTTATCATGGCAATCTTGCTGAATACGTACTTCCCGTTTTTTGATCAGTTCAGCTCTGTAATAACCGTTCTGGCGAAGTCAGGATTAAACCTGACCTTATTTTTTATCGGTTCCACACTATCACTTCAAACTTTGAAAGCAATTGGATTAAAACCTTTAGGAATTGCTATTTTTCTTTGGGTATTTATCAGCGTAGGAAGTCTTCTTTTTATTATGAATTAA
- a CDS encoding LysR substrate-binding domain-containing protein: MKTKNYQPSTRNMFDYRLKVFHTVASRLSFTKAADELSISQPAVTKHIKEIENQLNTKLFDRKGTSIQLTQSGTILLGYAEKIRNVYRDLEFEINQVNKQHKGKLIIGASTTVAQYILPEILAKFHSYYKDIKIELITNNTENISSLLQNGKIDLGFTEGESQSSLFEYKPFKPDEIVLVARAHHQMINKNVSIKDVYNLELIFREQGSGSLEFIQNRLKDSGIDIEKLNIVMQLGSSESIKNYLLHSDCMAFLSISTILNELKNKTLSIIDIKNFSIERDFHCILPKGEQSELIRLFLQFISRI; this comes from the coding sequence ATGAAAACTAAGAACTATCAACCATCAACCAGAAATATGTTCGATTATAGATTAAAAGTTTTTCACACGGTAGCTTCGAGACTGAGTTTTACCAAAGCGGCGGATGAATTGAGCATCAGTCAGCCGGCCGTAACCAAACATATCAAGGAAATTGAAAATCAGCTGAACACCAAATTATTTGATCGAAAAGGAACTTCTATACAGCTTACCCAAAGCGGTACAATTCTATTGGGCTACGCTGAAAAAATAAGGAACGTTTATCGCGATCTGGAATTTGAAATCAATCAGGTGAATAAGCAACATAAAGGCAAATTAATTATCGGTGCGAGTACGACTGTTGCCCAATATATTTTACCTGAAATCTTAGCCAAATTTCATTCGTATTATAAAGATATTAAGATCGAACTGATCACGAACAATACTGAAAATATTTCGTCACTTTTACAAAATGGTAAAATAGACCTTGGATTTACTGAAGGAGAATCTCAATCTTCTTTATTTGAATACAAGCCTTTCAAACCTGACGAAATTGTATTGGTAGCCAGGGCTCATCATCAAATGATCAATAAAAATGTAAGCATAAAAGATGTATACAATTTAGAGTTGATTTTCAGAGAACAGGGCTCCGGATCTTTGGAATTTATTCAAAACAGATTAAAAGACAGCGGAATTGACATTGAAAAACTGAATATCGTGATGCAACTGGGAAGCAGCGAAAGTATTAAAAACTACCTCCTACATTCTGATTGCATGGCCTTTTTATCCATTTCCACCATTTTAAATGAGCTGAAAAACAAAACACTCAGCATCATAGATATCAAAAACTTCAGTATAGAAAGGGATTTTCATTGTATCCTTCCAAAAGGAGAGCAATCCGAATTGATACGGCTATTCTTACAATTCATCAGCAGGATTTAG